The following coding sequences are from one Humulus lupulus chromosome X, drHumLupu1.1, whole genome shotgun sequence window:
- the LOC133806477 gene encoding putative callose synthase 8, with protein MKAYLLLTVASGIMQIKPLIGPTKQIMKIGVKSYDWHELFPKVQNNAGAIIAVWAPIVVVYFMDTQIWYSVQYLVDFMVFCNTLVR; from the exons ATGAAAGCATACTTACTGTTAACTGTGGCCAGTGGAATAATGCAGATAAAGCCTCTCATAGGACCAACAAAGCAGATCATGAAAATTGGTGTGAAAAGTTATGACTGGCATGAGCTTTTCCCAAAAG TACAGAATAACGCTGGTGCAATAATTGCAGTATGGGCTCCTATAGTAGTT GTATATTTCATGGACACACAGATATGGTATTCTGTACAATATTTGGTGGACTTTATGGTATTTTGCAACACCTTGGTGAGGTAA